Below is a window of Pseudarthrobacter equi DNA.
GCCTGGCGATGATGCTCCGCCGCACGGGGTCGGCCAAGGCCAGGAAGGCCGAGTCCAAGGCCGTGCTGTCGGAGGTCATCGGGAATCCTTGCTGAACTGGGTGGAAGGGTATTCAACCGTTTTGTTGATCAACCTTTCGGTTGATTAAGAGTAAGCCTGCGAGTTGCGGGATGCAAGGGCTGGGTCTTGTTTTCGAATTTCAAAGTTTGTTAGTATGTCAGTACAAACTTTTCGAAGGAGAACTCGAATGCCATTGGTTCGCATTGATGTTAATGAAGGCCGCACCGCGGATGAGCTGCAGCGCCTGAGCCGCGGCATCCACGATGCCATTCTCGCCGAGTATGGCATCCCGGAGCGCGACTACTTCCACATCCTCACCGAGCACCGCCAGGGCCAGATTTTCGCCCAGGACGCGGGGCTTGGGTTCGAGCGTACGGGTGGAGTGGTCATGATCCAGATCTTCACGCAGGCCGGCCGCTCCCAGGAAGCCAAGCAGCAGCTGTTTGCCGCCGTCGCAGGCAAGCTCTCCGAGGTGGGCGTCGCCGGTGAGGATGTCTTCATCGGCTACGTGGAAAATACGGCAGTCGACTGGTCCTTCGGCTACGGTCGCGCCCAGTACGTCACCGGCGAACTGGCCGTCCCCAAGAAGTAGTCCGCTGGCCCCGGCATTGGGGGCGGGGCCACGGAGAAATGCATGTTGTAAGTATGTCAGTACAAACCTTTGACAGGACATTCGATCTAGGGCAAAGTAGTGCCTGTGGCCCACACCACGGCCTTTACGGCCCGGACCACCAGCCTTCCGAAGGTGCCACGTTCCACACCAGAAAGGTCCACGATTACCGTGACCCATGAGCTTCTTACGATCGGGCGCATCAGCGTTGATATTTACCCGAACGACATCGGGGTTGGCCTGGAGGACGTTAACTCCTTCGGCAAGTACCTGGGCGGTTCGCCCTCGAACGTTGCCGTTGCCGCCGCCCGGCACGGCCGCCGGACCGGCGTCATCACCCGCACCGGGGATGACGCGTTCGGAACCTACCTGCACCGCGAACTGCACAAGTTCAACGTCGATGACACGTTCGTGACGCCGGTTCAGGACTGGCCCACCGCCGTCACCTTCTGCGCCATCAAGCCCGCCACGGACGAGTTCCCGCTCTACTTCTACGGGCGCTTCCCCACGGCACCGGACCTGCAGATCAAAGCCGGCGAGCTGGACCTGGACGCGATCCGCGAGGCAGGGATCTTCTGGTCCACTGTCACGGGCCTCTGCCAGGAGCCCAGCCGCAGTGCCCACATCGCCGCGCACGAGGCCCGCCCCCGTACCGGGCTCGCCGAGGGCCAGTTCACCATCCTGGACCTGGATTACCGGCCGATGTTCTGGGCCTCCGAGGAGGAAGCCCGGGCGGAGGTAGCCAAGATCCTGCCGCACGTTACCGTCGCCATCGGCAACGACAAGGAATGCGCCGTCGCAGTGGGGGAGGGAACCCCCGACGAGCAGGCGGACCGCCTGCTGGCCGCCGGCGTGGAGATCGCCGTCGTCAAGCTGGGCGCCGAGGGCGTCATGGCCAAGACCCGCACTGAGCGTGTCGTCTCCGCACCAGTCCCGGTGGAAACCCTGAATGGACTCGGCGCCGGGGATTCGTTCGGCGGTGCCTTCTGCCACGGCCTGCTCTCGGGCTGGCCGCTCGAACAGGTCCTGGACTACGCCAACGCCGCCGGCGCCATCGTCGCCTCCCGCCTCTCCTGCGCTGATGCCATGCCGACGCCGGAGGAAGTCACCTCCTTGCTGGCCGAACGCGGCCGCACCGTGCCGGGTGCCGTTTCCGGCGCCTCCATTCCCGAAGGAGCAGCACTGTGACTCTCACCCCCGTTAGCACTGGCCGGGCCGTGGACGATGATCCCCGCCGGTACGAGCACCTAAGCACTATCCGGCTGGAAGACCCTGAGGCCGTTGCCCGTGCGGCCAAGTCCCGCCGCCGCCACCCGGGCCTGAAGGCCGGCCGGCAGAACTTCATCGTCGCCGCAGACCATCCCGCCCGCGGCGCACTGTCCGTCGGATCGGATCCCGTGGCCATGGCAGACCGCCGCCAGCTGCTGGACCGCCTGCAGATCGCCCTGGCTAACCCGGCCGTGGACGGAGTCCTTGCCTCTCCGGACATCATGGATGACCTGCTCCTGCTGGGCGCCCTCGACGGCAAGCTGGTGTTCGGGTCGATGAACCGCGGCGGCCTGGCCGGCCTGGTCAATGAGTTCGATGACCGGTTCACCGGCCACACCGCGGCCGCCCTTGAAGCCCTCGGTGCCGACGGCGGCAAGATGCTTACCCGCATCTGCTTGGGCGACCCGGATACCGTCGCAACCCTCGAAGCCACCGCCAAAGCCATCGATTCACTGGCTGAGCGGAAGCTGATCGCCATGGTGGAGCCTTTCCTGTCCGTCCGTGAAAACGGCAGGGTCCGCAATGACCTGTCCACCAACGCGGTGATCAAATCCATCGGCATCGCAGCGGGCCTCGGCTCCACCAGCGCCTACACGTGGATGAAACTCCCGGTCGTAGCGGAAATGGAACGCGTCATGGCTGCCACCACCATGCCCACAGTCCTCTTGGGCGGGGACCCGGCAGGGTCCCAGGACGAAGTCTTCGCCACCTGGGGAGCTGCCCTGTCCCTGCCTGGTGTCCAGGGCCTCACCGTAGGCCGGACGCTGCTCTACCCCGCGGACGGGGACGTTGCCGGCGCCGTCGCCAGCGCAGCCTCGCTCCTGCACCACACCACAGAAATTCCGGAGTAAACCGCCATGGGCACAACTACGCGCAGGATGACGGTGGCCCAGGCCGTCGTCGAATACCTTTCCAAGCAGTACACCGTGGACACGGTGAACGGGGTTGAGTACCGCGAGCGGCTCATCCCCGGAACCTTCGGGATCTTCGGGCACGGGAACGTGGCCGGTGTGGGCCAGGCGCTGAAGCAGTACCAGCAGCTGGACCCGGCCATCATGCCGTATTACCAGGGCCGCAACGAACAGGCCCAGGTCCACCAGGCCGTGGGCTACGCGCGGCACACCCGCCGCCGCCAGACCTATGCGATCAGCACCTCCATCGGCCCCGGTTCCTCGAACCTGCTGACTGGTGCCGCGCTGGCAACCACCAACCGCCTGCCCGTGCTGCTGCTGCCCAGCGACACGTTCGCCACCCGGGCCGCGGACCCGGTACTGCAGCAGCTGGAGCAGCCCTACGCCTACGACATCACGGTCAATGACGCGTTCCGGCCGTTGTCCAAGTTCTTCGACCGCGTGAACCGGCCTGAGCAGCTGTTCTCCGCCTTCCACCACGGCCTGCGGGTCCTCACTGATCCGGCCGAGACCGGTGCGGTGACCATTTCCCTGCCGCAGGATGTCCAAGCTGAGGCCTTCGACGTCCCCGGGGAGTTCCTGGCTGAGCGCGAGTGGCGGATCCGCCGCCCCGACGCCGATGATGAGGACATTGCCCGCGCCGTCGCAGCGATCCGCTCCGCGAAGCGTCCGCTGATCATTGCCGGCGGCGGTGTCCTCTACGCCTACGCCAACGACGAACTGGCGAAGTTCGCCGAACTGACCGGCATTCCGGTGGGCAACACGCAGGCCGGCGTCGGCGTCCTGCCCTGGGACCACAAGCAGTCCCTCGGCGCGATCGGTTCCACCGGCACCACGGCGGCGAACGCCATCGCTGCCGAGGCTGACCTGATCATCGGCATCGGCACCCGCTACGAGGACTTCACCACCGCGTCCCGGACCGCTTTCCAGAACCCGGACGTACGCTTCGTGAACATCAACGTTGCCCCGATCGACGCGTACAAGCACGGCACCACGCTGCCGATCGTCGCCGACGCCCGCAAGGCACTGGTCAAGCTCAACGCTGCCCTGGGCGGCTACCGGATCGGCGCCGACCTCGAACAGCAGATTGCCTCCGAGAAGAAGCGCTGGGACGCCACCGTGGACGAGGCATTCGACACCCGCTACACCCCGCTGCCGGCCCAGAACGAGATCATCGGTGCCACCTCGCGGGCCATGGACGCCCGCGACGTCGTGATTTGCGCCGCCGGGTCCCTGCCCGGTGACCTGCATAAGATGTGGCGCGTCCGCGACCCGTTCGGCTACCACGTCGAATACGCCTACTCCTGCATGGGCTACGAGATCCCCGGCGGCCTCGGCGTCAAACGCGCAGCCCTCGCCGAAGCGGCGGGCACGACGGCGGCAGGCGGCTCAGCCGGGACCGGCGCGGAAGAGGTGCGGGACGTCGTCGTGATGGTGGGCGACGGTTCCTACCTGATGATGCATACCGAACTGGTCACCGCCGTCGCGGAGCGCATCAAACTGATCGTGGTGCTGATCCAGAACCACGGCTATGCGTCCATCGGCTCGCTCTCCGAGATGCTGGGCTCGCAGCGCTTCGGCACCCAGTAC
It encodes the following:
- a CDS encoding Cgl0159 family (beta/alpha)8-fold protein, which translates into the protein MTLTPVSTGRAVDDDPRRYEHLSTIRLEDPEAVARAAKSRRRHPGLKAGRQNFIVAADHPARGALSVGSDPVAMADRRQLLDRLQIALANPAVDGVLASPDIMDDLLLLGALDGKLVFGSMNRGGLAGLVNEFDDRFTGHTAAALEALGADGGKMLTRICLGDPDTVATLEATAKAIDSLAERKLIAMVEPFLSVRENGRVRNDLSTNAVIKSIGIAAGLGSTSAYTWMKLPVVAEMERVMAATTMPTVLLGGDPAGSQDEVFATWGAALSLPGVQGLTVGRTLLYPADGDVAGAVASAASLLHHTTEIPE
- a CDS encoding tautomerase family protein, whose protein sequence is MPLVRIDVNEGRTADELQRLSRGIHDAILAEYGIPERDYFHILTEHRQGQIFAQDAGLGFERTGGVVMIQIFTQAGRSQEAKQQLFAAVAGKLSEVGVAGEDVFIGYVENTAVDWSFGYGRAQYVTGELAVPKK
- the iolD gene encoding 3D-(3,5/4)-trihydroxycyclohexane-1,2-dione acylhydrolase (decyclizing); its protein translation is MGTTTRRMTVAQAVVEYLSKQYTVDTVNGVEYRERLIPGTFGIFGHGNVAGVGQALKQYQQLDPAIMPYYQGRNEQAQVHQAVGYARHTRRRQTYAISTSIGPGSSNLLTGAALATTNRLPVLLLPSDTFATRAADPVLQQLEQPYAYDITVNDAFRPLSKFFDRVNRPEQLFSAFHHGLRVLTDPAETGAVTISLPQDVQAEAFDVPGEFLAEREWRIRRPDADDEDIARAVAAIRSAKRPLIIAGGGVLYAYANDELAKFAELTGIPVGNTQAGVGVLPWDHKQSLGAIGSTGTTAANAIAAEADLIIGIGTRYEDFTTASRTAFQNPDVRFVNINVAPIDAYKHGTTLPIVADARKALVKLNAALGGYRIGADLEQQIASEKKRWDATVDEAFDTRYTPLPAQNEIIGATSRAMDARDVVICAAGSLPGDLHKMWRVRDPFGYHVEYAYSCMGYEIPGGLGVKRAALAEAAGTTAAGGSAGTGAEEVRDVVVMVGDGSYLMMHTELVTAVAERIKLIVVLIQNHGYASIGSLSEMLGSQRFGTQYRALNEEQHSFDAGETLPVDLALNAESLGVKVIRIEPGEKVIAELEQAVRDAKAAPEGTGPILIHVESDPLLDAPSSESWWDVPVSQVSELDSTKQAFQTYADHKSRQRKLLG
- the iolC gene encoding 5-dehydro-2-deoxygluconokinase, coding for MTHELLTIGRISVDIYPNDIGVGLEDVNSFGKYLGGSPSNVAVAAARHGRRTGVITRTGDDAFGTYLHRELHKFNVDDTFVTPVQDWPTAVTFCAIKPATDEFPLYFYGRFPTAPDLQIKAGELDLDAIREAGIFWSTVTGLCQEPSRSAHIAAHEARPRTGLAEGQFTILDLDYRPMFWASEEEARAEVAKILPHVTVAIGNDKECAVAVGEGTPDEQADRLLAAGVEIAVVKLGAEGVMAKTRTERVVSAPVPVETLNGLGAGDSFGGAFCHGLLSGWPLEQVLDYANAAGAIVASRLSCADAMPTPEEVTSLLAERGRTVPGAVSGASIPEGAAL